The window CCACCCGCACCGTGTACTTCACGGCGATGGGGCTGTTCTGCGTGGGGACGCTGCTGGCGGCCCTGGCCCCCAGCTTTGTGCCGCTGCTGCTGGCGCGGGTGGTGCAGGCGTCGGGCACGGCCATCATGCTGCCCCTGCTGATGACCACGGTGCTGACCCTGGTGCCCGCCCAGCAGCGCGGCGCCGTGATGGGCAGCCTCAGCATCGTCATCTCGGTGGCGCCCGCCATTGGCCCCACCCTGTCGGGCCTGATTTTGCAGGTGCTGCCCTGGCGCTTTCTGTTCGTGTTCGTGCTGCCGGTGGCGCTGGCGGCCCTGGTCTACGGGGCGCGCACCCTGCGCAATGTGGGCACGCCGCGCCCGGTGGCGCTGGACCTGCCCTCGGTGCCGCTGGCCGCACTGGGCTTTGGCGGGCTGGTGTATGCCCTGAGCCAGGTGGGCGAGGGGGGCGGCGGGGGCCTGAATGCCCAGACAGGCGTGCCCCTGCTGGTGGGCGCCGTGGCGCTGGCCGCGTTCCTGTGGCGGCAGGTGGCGCTGCAACGCCGTGACGCCCCGCTGCTGGACCTGCGCGCCTTCCGGTTTCCGCAGTTTGCCCTGGGCGTGGGCCTGATGGTGATTGCCATGGTGGCGCTGTTTGGCGGCATGATTCTGCTGCCGCTGTACCTGCAAAACCTGCGTGGCCTCAGCACTCTGCAAACCGGGCTGCTGCTGTTGCCAGGCGGCCTGCTGATGGGGCTGCTGGCGCCGGGCGTGGGGCGGCTGTACGACCGCATTGGCCCGCGCCCGCTGGCGCTGCCCGGCACGGTCCTGATGACGGCGGTGCTGCTGGGCCTGAGCCGCATTGACGCTAGTACCCCTATCTGGGCGCTGCTGGCCCTGCACCTGACTCTGAGCGGCGGGCTGGCGCTGCTGTTCACGCCGGTCTTTACCAGCAGTCTGTCGCCGTTGCCGCCACACCTGTACTCGCACGGCAGCGCCATTCTCAGCACGCTGCAACAGGTGGCGGGGGCCGCCGGGACGGCGCTGCTGGTGGCCCTGATGGCAGGGCGCGCGGCCCAGCTGACGGCAGCGGGCACCCCGGCCCCTGACGCGCAGGTGGCGGGGCTGCACCTGGCCTTTCTGGCAGCGGCGGGCGTGGGCGTACTGGCTGTGGGCCTGGCCCTGGGGCTGCGCGCGTCGCGGCAGGCACCCCCCGTCGCCACTGACGCCTCTGCGCTGGCGCACCCCGGGGACTGAGCATGAACTGGACCCTGGAAGTTGTGGTGGTGCCCGTGAGTGACGTGGCGCGGGCGGTGGCCTTTTATGCCGAGGGCCTGGGCTTTGTGGTGGACCACGACACGCAGCTGGGCGGTGGACGGCGCCTCGTGCAGCTCACCCCGCGCGGGTCTGGCTGCTCGGTGGTGCTGGGCGACGGCCTGAGCTCGATGGCCCCAGGTTCACTGCACGGCCTGCAACTGGTTGTCAACGATGTCCGCGCCGCCCACGCCGAACTGACGGCGCGCGGCGTAGCGGTGGGCGAGGTGCAGGTGCTGGGCCCAGGCGGCCCCCGCCCCGCTGGCCCTGGCGACGACCTGAACAACGTAGGCTTTCTGTTTTTGAGCGACCCCGACGGCAACCGCTGGGCCGTGCAGCAAATCACCACCCGGCCCTGACAGGAGAGTGCCTATGACCCAGCTGACCCCCGCCCTGATGTTTGAAGGCCGCGCCGCCGAGGCGCTGGACCTCTACTTTTCCCTGTTCCCTGGCGCCCGGGTGATTGGCCGGCAGGAGTACGGCCCGGACGGTCCCGGCGCCCCCGGCACGATCATGACCGCCGAGGTGGAACTGGCGGGCCAGCGCCTGCGCGTGTCCGACAGCCCGATTCCACACGCCTTTACCTTTACACCTTCCCTGTCGTTGTTTGTGGACAGGCTGGCGCTGGCCGACTTCGAGCGCCTGTTCACGGGGCTGGCAGCAGGCGGCGAGGTGCTGATGCCGCCGGACACCTACGGCTTTAGCACCCACTTTGCCTGGGTCAATGACCGCTTTGGCGTGTCCTGGCAGCTGAACGTGCCGTGACGGCCGACGCGCTGCCGGCTGCCCTTGGCCGCCCAGCCTTACGGGCACTGGCCGCAGCTGGCCTTTCCACCCTGCCAGAGGTGGCCCGGCTAACAGAACGGGACCTACTGGCCCTGCATGGGGTGGGGCCAACAGCAGTGCGGCGGCTCCGGGAGGCGCTGGCGGCGCGGGGTCTGACCCTGCGCCCCGGCTGACCTGGCCTGCTCCTGCCTGTGTAAAGTGGCTCTGAGTGCGCCCCGGAGCGCCGCTCTAGACTGCCGGGCATGACGGTTGCCGCCTCCCGTGAAGTGCTGCTCACCTGCCCCCTGGACTGCCCCGACGCCTGCCGCCTCAAGGTCACCCTGACGCGCGGTGAGGACGGCCAGGAGCGGATGAGCAAGCTGACTGGCGACCCCACCCACCCGGTCACGCGCGGCTTTGCCTGCGCCAAGACGGTGCATTACCCGGCGCGCGCCAACCACCCCGAGCGGCCGTTGTATCCCCTGAAGCGCATGAACGCCAAGACCGAGGCCCCGGTGTGGCAGCGGGTGTCCTGGGACGAGGCGCTGGACGACATTGCGGCCCGGCTGCGGGGGCTGCTGGACACGCGCGGTCCGCAGAGCATCCTGCGCTATCACTACGCGGGCACGATGGGCCTGATGGAAGGCAGCCATGTTCACGCCCTGTTCCGCGCGCTGGGCACCCCGGAGCTGGACGAAACCATCTGCGCCACCGCCGGTACGGAGGCCTGGGCGATGGGCTACGGCACGCGCTACGCGGTGGACCCACAGGACGTGGCCCACGCCCGCCTGATCGTGTTGTGGGGCATCAATTCGCTGTCCACCAACAGCCACCTGACTCCGCACCTGACGGCGGCGCGCAAGGCCGGGGCACGCATCGTTGCCGTGGACCCGTACCGCAACCGCACGGCGGCCTTTGCCGACGAGCACCTGAAACTCAGGCCCGGCACCGACGCGGCGCTGGCCCTGGGCGTCATGCACGAGCTGTTCGCGCACGGCTGGACCGACGACGCCTATCTGGCCGAGGCCACCGTGGGCCTTGAGGACCTTCGGCAGGCCGCTGCCGAGTGGACCCCAGAGCGCACCGCCGAGGTGACGGGCCTGAGCGCCGAAGTGGTCCGCGACTTTGCCCGGCAAGTGGGCACCACCCGCCCTACCTACATTCGCGTGGGCTACGGCATGACCCGCCACGAGCACGGCGGCACCAACCTGCGCGCGGTAACGCTCATCCCGGCCCTGACCGGCGACTGGCGGCACCGGGGTGGCGGCTGCGCCCTCAGCGCCAGCGGGGCATTCAAGCTCAACCGCACCCGCCTGGGCGGCGCGCACCTGATTCGCCCCGGTACCCCGCACGTGAACATGAACGAACTGGCGGGCGCCCTGCGCCCCGAGGCGGGCTTTGGGGCCACCGTCATCTACAACTGCAACCCCGCCGTGGTGGCCCCCGACGCCGGGCGGGTGCGCGCCGGGCTGGCGCGCGAGGACCTGCTGGTGGTGGTGCTGGAGCAGGCGATGACCGAAACCGCTCGCCTGGCCGACTACGTGCTGCCGGCCACCACCTTTGCCGAACACCCGGACCTGTACACCAGCTACGGCCACCACCACCTGGGCTACAACCACGCAGAGCTTCAGGCCCCCGGCGAAACGCGCCCCAACTCCTGGGTGATGCAGCAGCTCGCCCGCCGCCTGGGCATCACCGAGCCCAGTGTGTACTGGACCGTGGACGACCTGCTGGCCGAGGTGCTGACCACCGACCACCCGCACCTGGCCGGCATCACCCCAGGGCGCCTGAAGGCGGAAGGCAGCGTGCGCCTGAACCTCCCCGAGCTGTTTTTGCCCTACGCCCACGGGGCAGAAACCCCCAGCGGCAAGGTGCAACTGTCGCCCGCCCCGCAGCACCGCGAGCCGGACGCCGCCCTGAACGCCGCGTACCCGGTGCGCCTGCTCACGCCGCCCGCGCATCACTTCCTGAATTCCACCTACGGCAATCTGGAGAACCTTAACCGCGCCGAGGGAAACGAGCCGCACGTGCTGGTCCACCCTGACGACGCCCAGGCGTTTGGTCTTCACGACGCCGCGTATGCGCGCCTGGAATCCGAGATTGGCGCGGTGCGCCGCCGCGTGAAGGTTACAGACGTCACGCAGCCCGGCACCGCTGTGGTGGAGGGAACGTGGTGGGGGCTTTCGGCCCCGGACGGCACCAGCATCAACGAACTGACGGCCCAGACCCTGACCGACCTGGGCGGCGGCAGCACCTTTCACAACACCCGCGTTCGGCTGGTGCCTGTTACCTGAGAGGCCGGATCTCTGGGCGGCGGGCCGGCGCCGTCCAGTCAAAGCGCGCCTCAAAGACCCCACAGCGGTCATGGCGGGTCGCCACCACTTCGCGGGCGGTGTAGGTTTCGCGTTCGTCCAGCGTGCCGTCTTTCTCAACCGGTCCGCAGCCCGTCCGGGCCGGAACCGCGAAGCTCAGAGACCGCAGCGTGCGGGCATCCAGGTCGTAGCGGAAAAAGTTCAGCGCCAC of the Deinococcus arcticus genome contains:
- a CDS encoding DHA2 family efflux MFS transporter permease subunit, coding for MTAHNAPPPSALLPRDRTVILVLLISTFVVILNETIMNVALPRLMADLNVSARLAQWLSTAFMLTMAVVIPITGFLLQRLSTRTVYFTAMGLFCVGTLLAALAPSFVPLLLARVVQASGTAIMLPLLMTTVLTLVPAQQRGAVMGSLSIVISVAPAIGPTLSGLILQVLPWRFLFVFVLPVALAALVYGARTLRNVGTPRPVALDLPSVPLAALGFGGLVYALSQVGEGGGGGLNAQTGVPLLVGAVALAAFLWRQVALQRRDAPLLDLRAFRFPQFALGVGLMVIAMVALFGGMILLPLYLQNLRGLSTLQTGLLLLPGGLLMGLLAPGVGRLYDRIGPRPLALPGTVLMTAVLLGLSRIDASTPIWALLALHLTLSGGLALLFTPVFTSSLSPLPPHLYSHGSAILSTLQQVAGAAGTALLVALMAGRAAQLTAAGTPAPDAQVAGLHLAFLAAAGVGVLAVGLALGLRASRQAPPVATDASALAHPGD
- a CDS encoding VOC family protein; translation: MNWTLEVVVVPVSDVARAVAFYAEGLGFVVDHDTQLGGGRRLVQLTPRGSGCSVVLGDGLSSMAPGSLHGLQLVVNDVRAAHAELTARGVAVGEVQVLGPGGPRPAGPGDDLNNVGFLFLSDPDGNRWAVQQITTRP
- a CDS encoding VOC family protein codes for the protein MTQLTPALMFEGRAAEALDLYFSLFPGARVIGRQEYGPDGPGAPGTIMTAEVELAGQRLRVSDSPIPHAFTFTPSLSLFVDRLALADFERLFTGLAAGGEVLMPPDTYGFSTHFAWVNDRFGVSWQLNVP
- a CDS encoding molybdopterin oxidoreductase family protein, whose amino-acid sequence is MTVAASREVLLTCPLDCPDACRLKVTLTRGEDGQERMSKLTGDPTHPVTRGFACAKTVHYPARANHPERPLYPLKRMNAKTEAPVWQRVSWDEALDDIAARLRGLLDTRGPQSILRYHYAGTMGLMEGSHVHALFRALGTPELDETICATAGTEAWAMGYGTRYAVDPQDVAHARLIVLWGINSLSTNSHLTPHLTAARKAGARIVAVDPYRNRTAAFADEHLKLRPGTDAALALGVMHELFAHGWTDDAYLAEATVGLEDLRQAAAEWTPERTAEVTGLSAEVVRDFARQVGTTRPTYIRVGYGMTRHEHGGTNLRAVTLIPALTGDWRHRGGGCALSASGAFKLNRTRLGGAHLIRPGTPHVNMNELAGALRPEAGFGATVIYNCNPAVVAPDAGRVRAGLAREDLLVVVLEQAMTETARLADYVLPATTFAEHPDLYTSYGHHHLGYNHAELQAPGETRPNSWVMQQLARRLGITEPSVYWTVDDLLAEVLTTDHPHLAGITPGRLKAEGSVRLNLPELFLPYAHGAETPSGKVQLSPAPQHREPDAALNAAYPVRLLTPPAHHFLNSTYGNLENLNRAEGNEPHVLVHPDDAQAFGLHDAAYARLESEIGAVRRRVKVTDVTQPGTAVVEGTWWGLSAPDGTSINELTAQTLTDLGGGSTFHNTRVRLVPVT